The Treponema phagedenis DNA segment TAAATTTTCAAAACTTCGCCCCTGCTCAATTCCAAACGATGTTTTCCCTGATACTCCAGCGTAAGCAGGCAAAACTCGTTGGCGAACCAACAGTAGAAATTCCAAGGGTTCGCCCTTGCGCCGTGTCAGGCTCTTTTTATAAAATTTTTTTACGATTTGTATAAAATACAGTAAAAAAGCAAAAAATCGTTTAAAGAAGTATGATAAAAAGCCGTCTGAAATAGCGAGGGCTTTTTATCTGTCGAGTTTTGCCTTTAAAATTGAGGTAGACAAAACATTTCCTATTAATTATGCTTTTTCAGACTCAGTCTCTTAAAAGTATTGAAAAACCTTTTTGGAAATCTGAGGATACTTCAAAAAATTTTATGAGGGGAATTTATGAACAAAAAAACAGGTATCGGCATTATCGGCGCCTGGGGCTTACGCCGCGGGCTTATTCGCTATGTTGCACAAAACGAAGACGTAAATCTGCTTGGTGCAGCGGATATTTCCGCGCAGGCATTAGAGAATTTTCAAAAAGAGTACGGCAAAAACCTTTATGTTACACAGGATTACCGCGATCTCTTACGTAAGGACGATATTGACGCGGTGTTTATTTTGTCGCCCGATTATTGCCATGAAGAACACGCTGTTGCCGCCTTGCAGGCAGGAAAAGCGGTATATTTGGAAAAACCGCTTGCAATTACGATTGATGGCGCCCTGAATATTTTACAAACGGCAAAGCAAACCGGCAGTCTTTTATATGTCGGGCACAACATGCGCTATTTTCCGGTAGTGCTAAAAATGAAAGAGATTATAGAATCAGGTGTAATAGGCGAGGTGCAGGTGGTGTGGTGCAGGCATTTTATCTCTTATGGCGGCGATGCTTATTTTAAAGACTGGCATTCGCAGCAAAAAAATGTTACCGGATTGCTTTTGCAAAAAGCGGCACATGATATAGACGTTATTCATTGGCTTGCAAACTCGCATAGTACGATGGTTACCGCAATGGGAAAACTTTCGGTGTACAACCGATGCACGAATAAACAAGCGGAGGGCGAAACCCATGTGGTTAGTTTTAATCAAGAGAACTGGCCGCCGTTGGAAGATCACTCGTTTGCGCAAAAAATTGATGTGGAAGACCATTCGATGATGTTGATGTCAATGCAAAACGGTGTACAAGCCTCATACATGCAATGCCATTACACGCCTGACGCATGGCGGAACTACACGGTTATCGGTACCAAAGGCCGTGTGGAAAACATCGGCGACAGCGGAGACTGCTCAATCAAACTCTATACCTCCAGAACCGATACCTTTGAAAAACCTGACACCGTTTATTTTCTGCATAAAACCGAAGGCTCGCACGGCGGCTCAGACCCGTCAATAGTCAAAAGCTTTGTCGACTTTGTCCGCACCGGACGCAAGGCAAACATCGACCCGTCCGCCGCCTTTTATGCAGTCGCCGCAGGTATTGCCGCAACCGAATCCCTGCGCAACAACTCGCAACCCGAACAAGTACAGACTCTTCCTGAAGAACTTACCAACTATTTTACAAACGGACAAAGGCCGGAATAATTCTGGTGTGTGTTTTTACCTTTTTGAATTAACCTCGCATGTAAGACTGCGACTCAATATAACAGCAGGTTTCAACTGAAGTCATAAGCACCTTGCTTGGAAAAAGCAAGGTGCTTATGGGCAACAGCAAGGGGTTATTTTCTCATAAAAATTTACTGTTTAAATTCGCCTCGAATGCTTTACGGTTAGCTTTCTTTTTTTAATTTTGCGCTTACCGCTTGATGAATAAGATAGAGGTACGGAGCGCCCATATTGGTTTCCAGTAATGAATCAATGATGAGTGTCATGATGCCTGCTTGTCGTATGCCGGTTAAAAACAACACTGCCTCCCAGCCAAGCTGTACCAGTATGCCGATAAAAAGGATACTTTTAATGTCAACTTTTTCAGCTTCTGTTTTGGCGGAAAGATTTTTAAAAATAAGATAGCTGTATCCGACGATAAGAAAAACAGCCATAATCCAATGATAGCCGCCGGTGCCGCGTTGAATAGAGATATGATTCCATGATGCGCCTGCTCTTTGGGATATTATTGCTATAGTGAACCAAGCAATAATAATAAGATAAGACCATTCACGGCGGTTTTCTTTTTCATCAAACCATAACCATACCCACGCCATATTGGTAAATCCATAACTGAGGCTTAACCAAAGCAGAAATAAAAAAGGGCTTGCTCCAACGACTTTTCTTGTTCCAAGCAAAAGATAAAATCCGCCATAATCGACAACAAAGTATAAGAGCCCGCCGAGTACGCCCGCCCAAAAAGCCGCGTATCGTTTGGTTCGGATCAAATAGAGCGCTAAAATTACGAGAAATATACAGTCAAGCAGAATGTGCAAACTGCTTAAACTGCGGTTAGGTACAATATTCATCCCTTGTCTCCCTACTATAAAATTAGATGGAAATTATAGAGACTCTTCTATATATCTGTCAAGCGGGAAACAGTGGCTTGCACAGGGCAGGCATGAAAATTTTTATATCTTATTGTGTGAGATATCAGTGAAAATAATTTGCACAATAAAAAGCATGCGACCTTGGTTTCAAGGTGGGTTCTTAGGGTAAAGGCAAAGCTTTGCAACTTGTCTTGCTTTAAAACGTCGCTTCTGTTTGGAACCACCGCCGTCCGTGGCGG contains these protein-coding regions:
- a CDS encoding Gfo/Idh/MocA family protein, which encodes MNKKTGIGIIGAWGLRRGLIRYVAQNEDVNLLGAADISAQALENFQKEYGKNLYVTQDYRDLLRKDDIDAVFILSPDYCHEEHAVAALQAGKAVYLEKPLAITIDGALNILQTAKQTGSLLYVGHNMRYFPVVLKMKEIIESGVIGEVQVVWCRHFISYGGDAYFKDWHSQQKNVTGLLLQKAAHDIDVIHWLANSHSTMVTAMGKLSVYNRCTNKQAEGETHVVSFNQENWPPLEDHSFAQKIDVEDHSMMLMSMQNGVQASYMQCHYTPDAWRNYTVIGTKGRVENIGDSGDCSIKLYTSRTDTFEKPDTVYFLHKTEGSHGGSDPSIVKSFVDFVRTGRKANIDPSAAFYAVAAGIAATESLRNNSQPEQVQTLPEELTNYFTNGQRPE